One Campylobacter lari DNA segment encodes these proteins:
- a CDS encoding META domain-containing protein, giving the protein MKKIITLSIASLAIFSGCSVANLSTDDLQNKEFTISSYEANGKSYELPQNSKASISFDNKDKRLFGIAGCNRFFGGYKDQGNSIKIEDNLASTKMLCDQESMKFEDNFLRNFNGDFQIISNDDGIILENKKMKVYLK; this is encoded by the coding sequence ATGAAAAAAATAATTACATTAAGTATAGCAAGCTTAGCTATTTTTAGTGGGTGTTCTGTGGCAAATTTAAGCACAGATGATTTGCAAAATAAAGAATTTACCATAAGTTCTTATGAAGCTAATGGAAAAAGCTATGAACTTCCTCAAAATTCTAAAGCAAGCATTAGTTTTGATAATAAAGACAAAAGACTTTTTGGAATAGCAGGATGTAATAGATTTTTTGGTGGCTATAAAGATCAAGGAAATAGTATAAAAATAGAAGATAATCTTGCATCAACAAAAATGCTTTGCGATCAAGAGTCTATGAAATTTGAAGATAATTTCTTAAGAAATTTCAACGGAGATTTTCAAATTATTAGCAACGATGATGGAATTATTTTGGAAAATAAAAAAATGAAAGTATATTTAAAATAA
- a CDS encoding Dna-J like membrane chaperone protein, which produces MLFVLLVLAILAFYWYYKTWGKDDLLGSFKKGAKSFSQGFKQGYHEERIDGFKRRLNYYVIALLAKIAKSDGRVSENEANMISQILDYNAKDSREREFLKQSFNEHKNTLNDTYEVAKELIKEVPLPQQERINILNVLVAMALIDGELNSTKKDVLKAIVKAFNLDINILERLLNSMQTQKVGMNLQKACEILGVSENVNLQELKKRYRELAKKYHPDILNANNSDEAKIKEGVKKFQEVNESYEFLKQYVERKNQ; this is translated from the coding sequence ATGCTTTTTGTTTTACTTGTATTGGCAATTTTGGCATTTTATTGGTATTATAAAACATGGGGCAAAGATGATCTTTTGGGCTCTTTTAAAAAAGGAGCTAAAAGTTTCTCTCAAGGTTTTAAACAAGGCTATCACGAAGAAAGAATTGATGGATTTAAAAGAAGATTAAACTACTATGTTATAGCACTTTTAGCAAAAATAGCAAAAAGTGATGGTAGAGTTAGCGAAAATGAAGCTAACATGATCTCACAAATTCTTGATTACAATGCCAAAGATTCAAGAGAAAGAGAATTTTTAAAACAAAGTTTTAATGAACACAAAAACACCTTAAATGACACCTATGAAGTAGCCAAAGAACTCATCAAAGAAGTACCTTTGCCTCAACAAGAAAGAATTAATATATTAAATGTTTTAGTCGCAATGGCCTTGATTGATGGGGAACTTAACAGCACTAAAAAAGATGTATTAAAAGCCATTGTCAAAGCCTTTAATCTTGATATAAACATACTTGAGAGACTTCTAAATTCTATGCAAACTCAAAAAGTGGGTATGAATTTGCAAAAAGCATGTGAGATTTTAGGTGTAAGCGAAAATGTAAATTTACAAGAGCTTAAAAAACGCTATAGAGAACTTGCTAAAAAATACCATCCTGATATTTTAAACGCAAACAACAGCGATGAAGCAAAAATAAAAGAAGGTGTAAAAAAATTTCAAGAAGTTAATGAATCTTATGAATTTTTAAAACAATACGTAGAAAGGAAAAATCAATGA
- the purH gene encoding bifunctional phosphoribosylaminoimidazolecarboxamide formyltransferase/IMP cyclohydrolase: MKALISVSDKEGVVEFASELVKLGFELLSTGGTYKLLKENNLQVQEVSDFTQSPEMFEGRVKTLHPKIHGGILYKREDENHQKQAKEHNIESIDLLCVNLYPFKKTTILTQDFDEIVENIDIGGPAMIRSGAKNFKNVIVVCDILDYDKIIQALKDNTLDLDFRRALMIKAYEHTANYDAYIANYMNERFNGGFGASKFIVGQKVFNTRYGENPHQKGALYEFDDFFTHNFTTLKGEASFNNLTDINAALNLASAFDKAPAVAIVKHANACGFAIKENLLQSYIHALKCDTLSAYGGVVAINGTLDKELAQKINEIYIEVIIAANVDDDALEVFKDKKRIKIFTQKAPFLTRAYDKYDFKHIDGGFVYQDSDEVKEDELKNAVLKSERKASEQELKDLEIAMKIAAFTKSNNVVYVKNGAMVAIGMGMTSRIDAAKAAINKAKEMGLDLNGCVLASEAFFPFRDSIDEASKIGVKAIIEPGGSIRDEDIIQAANEYGIALYFSGIRHFLH; the protein is encoded by the coding sequence ATGAAAGCACTAATTAGTGTCAGCGATAAAGAAGGGGTAGTAGAATTTGCTAGTGAGCTTGTAAAATTAGGTTTTGAGCTTTTATCTACCGGAGGCACTTATAAGCTTTTAAAAGAAAACAACCTGCAAGTACAAGAAGTTAGTGATTTTACTCAAAGTCCTGAAATGTTTGAAGGACGTGTAAAAACCTTACACCCAAAAATTCATGGTGGAATTTTATACAAAAGAGAAGATGAAAATCACCAAAAGCAAGCTAAAGAGCATAATATAGAAAGCATAGACTTGCTTTGTGTGAATTTATATCCTTTCAAAAAAACTACAATTTTAACCCAAGATTTTGATGAAATTGTAGAAAATATCGATATCGGTGGTCCTGCTATGATACGTAGCGGTGCAAAAAATTTCAAAAATGTCATTGTCGTTTGTGATATTTTAGATTATGATAAAATCATACAAGCTTTAAAAGATAATACTTTAGATCTTGATTTTAGAAGAGCATTGATGATCAAAGCTTATGAGCATACAGCAAATTATGATGCTTATATAGCAAATTATATGAACGAGCGCTTTAATGGTGGTTTTGGTGCAAGTAAATTTATTGTTGGTCAAAAAGTATTTAATACAAGATATGGAGAAAACCCTCATCAAAAAGGTGCTTTATATGAATTTGATGACTTTTTCACACACAATTTTACAACCTTAAAAGGCGAGGCAAGTTTTAACAATCTAACCGATATTAACGCAGCTTTAAACTTAGCAAGCGCTTTTGATAAAGCTCCAGCAGTAGCCATTGTAAAACATGCAAATGCTTGCGGATTTGCCATAAAAGAAAACTTACTCCAAAGCTATATCCATGCACTTAAATGCGATACCTTGAGTGCTTATGGCGGTGTTGTAGCTATCAATGGAACCTTAGATAAAGAATTAGCACAAAAAATCAATGAAATTTATATAGAAGTAATTATTGCAGCAAATGTAGATGATGATGCTTTGGAAGTATTTAAAGATAAAAAGCGTATTAAAATCTTTACACAAAAAGCGCCATTTCTAACTAGAGCTTATGACAAATATGATTTTAAACATATAGATGGTGGTTTTGTATATCAAGATAGTGATGAAGTTAAAGAAGATGAATTAAAAAATGCAGTGTTAAAAAGTGAAAGAAAAGCTAGCGAACAAGAATTAAAAGATCTTGAAATAGCTATGAAAATTGCTGCATTTACCAAATCAAATAACGTAGTTTATGTAAAAAATGGTGCTATGGTGGCTATTGGTATGGGTATGACAAGTCGTATTGATGCAGCTAAAGCAGCTATTAATAAAGCTAAAGAAATGGGGCTTGATTTAAATGGTTGTGTTTTAGCAAGCGAAGCTTTCTTTCCATTTAGAGATAGCATAGATGAGGCTAGTAAAATAGGTGTAAAAGCTATTATTGAACCAGGTGGAAGTATAAGAGATGAGGATATCATTCAAGCTGCTAATGAATATGGTATTGCATTATATTTTAGCGGTATAAGACACTTTTTACATTAA
- a CDS encoding Jag N-terminal domain-containing protein, with protein MNIEAKDLQTALIEASKKFECSVIDLEYEVIQHAKTGFFGLFRKNAIICIKGHKKTQKPHQEKTKKFHNEKFNKHMQKNFDKNESKKEYKENFQKQIEDIAQPKEHYKVKNDAIFDSFHKESSEEKNIASYIDEIKISLEKLLATFDFDIKVVQVSIWDENCVLIKLDGEDAALLIGKEAHRYKAFSYLLYNWLSAKYKIQPRLEIAQFLENQTQAIENYLKILIEKVESTGRVQTKPLDGIWLKLALEKLRERFPDKYVAIKQNDDQRYIVVNDFLKKNE; from the coding sequence ATGAACATAGAAGCTAAAGACTTACAAACCGCACTCATAGAAGCCTCAAAGAAATTTGAGTGCTCTGTGATTGATCTAGAATATGAAGTTATTCAACACGCTAAAACAGGATTTTTTGGTTTGTTTAGAAAAAACGCTATTATTTGTATTAAAGGGCATAAAAAAACTCAAAAACCTCATCAAGAAAAAACTAAAAAATTTCATAATGAAAAATTTAACAAGCATATGCAAAAAAACTTTGATAAAAACGAATCAAAGAAAGAATACAAAGAAAATTTTCAAAAACAAATTGAAGATATTGCCCAACCTAAAGAGCATTATAAGGTAAAAAATGATGCTATTTTTGATTCATTTCATAAAGAATCCTCAGAAGAAAAAAATATCGCTTCTTATATCGATGAGATAAAAATTTCACTAGAAAAGTTACTGGCAACTTTTGATTTTGACATCAAAGTTGTACAAGTTAGCATTTGGGATGAAAATTGCGTATTAATAAAACTTGATGGAGAAGATGCGGCTTTACTTATAGGAAAAGAAGCTCATAGATATAAAGCTTTTTCTTATTTACTTTATAATTGGCTTAGCGCTAAATACAAAATTCAACCAAGACTAGAAATTGCTCAATTTTTAGAAAATCAAACCCAAGCTATAGAAAATTATTTAAAAATTCTTATAGAAAAAGTAGAAAGCACAGGAAGAGTTCAAACAAAACCACTTGATGGAATTTGGCTAAAACTTGCTTTAGAAAAATTAAGAGAACGTTTTCCTGATAAATATGTAGCTATCAAACAAAATGACGATCAAAGATATATCGTTGTAAATGATTTTTTGAAGAAAAATGAATGA
- the purL gene encoding phosphoribosylformylglycinamidine synthase subunit PurL: MDKEVIKQHKISDEEYQEILNILGREPNLLELGVISAMWSEHCSYKSSKKYLNGFPTKAPWVIQGPGENAGVIDIGKGMAAVFKVESHNHPSFIEPFAGAATGVGGILRDVFTMGARVVAGMNSLKFGNIHDDKIGKHQKYLVKGVVSGISHYGNCMGVPTIGGECAFDECFNGNILVNAFALGTCKIEDIFYAKAEGIGNPVIYVGSKTGRDGLGGAVMASDSFNESSKSLRPTVQIGDPFAEKLLMEACLELFKTDYIVGIQDMGAAGLTSSSFEMAGRSGSGMKLYLDKTPMREEGMTPYELMLSESQERMLICAKKGYEEKVIEIFNKWGLDAAIIGEVTDTGKMELFWHDELVGLIPIEPLSEKAPILDRPISKPKYLDEIKNYQFKLNIPIQEAFEKLLSDENVSNKAYIYEQFDSSVQTNTLKSDGALGANSIRIKENNCLLSMAIECNSRLNYVNPKIGAAAAVASAGRKIACSGARPLAISDCLNYGNPQNPEVMWQFAQGCEGIKLACKELNTPVVSGNVSLYNETDGVSIFPSPTIACVGVNEKAENVLKSYFSKDTSAIYLLGESKGAFGGSLIAKVLDKKVAGELEDIDFNAELKLWDFLLKANEAKLLDCANSIGIGGLAITLAKMSAKANLGIEVKTDFEDKSFIFEESPTRVIVGVKNEEKFIKFANEMGIKFTKLGNLNEKDFILDDIKISLAKLQTIYFDKFNECLG; encoded by the coding sequence ATGGATAAAGAAGTTATAAAACAACACAAAATTAGCGATGAGGAATATCAAGAAATTTTAAACATACTAGGTAGAGAGCCTAATTTGCTAGAGCTTGGAGTAATTTCTGCTATGTGGAGCGAGCATTGCTCATATAAATCAAGCAAAAAATACCTTAATGGCTTTCCAACTAAAGCTCCTTGGGTAATCCAAGGTCCTGGTGAAAACGCTGGAGTAATAGATATAGGTAAAGGAATGGCAGCTGTATTTAAAGTAGAAAGTCATAATCACCCAAGTTTTATAGAGCCATTCGCAGGTGCAGCTACTGGTGTGGGTGGAATTTTACGCGATGTTTTTACTATGGGTGCAAGAGTTGTTGCAGGTATGAATTCTTTAAAATTTGGCAATATCCACGATGATAAAATAGGCAAACATCAAAAATATTTAGTTAAAGGTGTAGTAAGTGGAATTTCGCACTATGGTAATTGCATGGGTGTGCCTACCATAGGCGGAGAATGTGCTTTTGATGAATGTTTTAATGGAAATATCTTAGTTAATGCTTTTGCGCTTGGAACTTGCAAAATCGAAGATATTTTTTATGCAAAAGCTGAGGGTATAGGCAATCCTGTAATTTATGTGGGTTCAAAAACCGGTCGTGACGGACTTGGTGGAGCTGTAATGGCAAGTGATAGTTTTAATGAATCTAGTAAAAGCTTAAGACCAACTGTGCAAATTGGCGATCCATTTGCTGAAAAATTGTTAATGGAAGCTTGTTTGGAACTTTTCAAAACTGATTATATAGTTGGAATTCAAGATATGGGTGCAGCAGGACTTACTTCAAGCTCTTTTGAAATGGCAGGACGCAGTGGTAGTGGTATGAAACTTTATCTTGACAAAACTCCTATGAGAGAAGAAGGTATGACCCCTTATGAGTTAATGCTAAGTGAATCTCAAGAAAGAATGCTAATTTGTGCTAAAAAAGGCTATGAAGAAAAAGTTATTGAAATTTTTAACAAGTGGGGGCTTGATGCAGCCATTATAGGTGAAGTTACCGATACTGGCAAAATGGAGCTATTTTGGCATGATGAATTAGTTGGCTTAATCCCTATTGAACCACTAAGCGAAAAAGCACCTATACTTGATAGACCTATATCTAAGCCAAAATACTTAGATGAGATAAAAAACTATCAATTTAAACTTAACATTCCTATCCAAGAAGCATTTGAAAAACTCCTTTCAGATGAAAATGTTAGCAATAAAGCTTATATTTATGAGCAATTTGACTCAAGCGTACAAACCAATACTTTAAAAAGTGATGGGGCTTTAGGTGCAAATAGTATTAGAATTAAAGAAAATAACTGCTTACTTTCTATGGCCATTGAATGCAACTCAAGATTAAACTATGTAAATCCAAAAATCGGTGCAGCAGCGGCCGTTGCAAGTGCAGGAAGAAAAATAGCATGCTCAGGAGCTAGACCTTTAGCAATTAGTGATTGTTTAAACTATGGCAACCCACAAAATCCTGAGGTAATGTGGCAATTTGCCCAAGGTTGCGAAGGTATTAAACTAGCTTGTAAAGAACTCAACACTCCTGTAGTAAGCGGCAATGTTTCTTTATATAATGAAACTGATGGAGTGAGTATTTTTCCAAGTCCAACCATAGCTTGTGTTGGAGTAAATGAAAAAGCAGAAAATGTTTTAAAATCATATTTTAGTAAAGACACTAGTGCTATTTATCTACTTGGAGAAAGCAAAGGTGCTTTTGGTGGATCTTTGATTGCTAAAGTGCTAGATAAAAAAGTGGCAGGAGAGCTTGAAGATATAGATTTTAACGCAGAATTAAAACTATGGGATTTCTTACTAAAAGCAAACGAAGCAAAATTGCTTGATTGTGCTAATAGCATAGGCATAGGTGGTCTTGCTATCACTTTAGCTAAAATGAGCGCAAAGGCAAATTTAGGTATTGAAGTAAAGACTGATTTTGAAGATAAGAGTTTTATTTTTGAAGAAAGTCCAACAAGAGTTATAGTTGGTGTTAAAAATGAAGAAAAATTTATCAAATTTGCAAATGAAATGGGAATTAAATTTACAAAACTTGGAAATTTAAATGAAAAAGATTTCATTTTAGATGATATTAAGATATCTTTAGCAAAACTACAAACAATTTATTTTGATAAATTTAATGAGTGTTTAGGATAA
- the yidC gene encoding membrane protein insertase YidC, with product MSENLSQQKRILIAVVLSFLFFVVYDYFFIPKAPQTEQNITQIEQNNSAPQNTTNTNTQAPKTELSVNQKEEIAVVKSEHFEAHIDSLGRIAKFYLSDEKYKDENGKSINLVDTSLSPLPLEVRFSDAKINQEAFNTSYTTSQKTINVGDENTTLILTQNLNDLVVTKKITFHKYGNYDLEVNLSKGAAYFITPGYRPNIAVDSYTVHGVLILDKDDKITMLEDGDVENDESFSNVTLMAASDRYYSAFFYNFEKPLNAVVTKDNHENSIVFASATNTFKASGYVGSKEHEILRSIHADLDDVVEYGWFTFIAKPMFEFLNFLHGYMGNWGWAIVVMTLIVRIILFPLTYKSMVSMNKLKDLAPKMKEIRERYKGDPQKMNLHMMELYKKHGANPMSGCLPILIQIPIFFAIYRVLLNAIELKAAPWAFWITDLSVMDPWFILPIFMGLTMFIQQLITPMAIQDPMQEKIMKFLPLIFTFFFLTFPAGLTLYWCVNNICSLIQQVIVNKLFKNHKKEEIAKHEHRS from the coding sequence GTGTCAGAAAATTTATCTCAACAAAAACGCATATTAATTGCTGTTGTATTATCATTTTTATTTTTTGTAGTTTATGATTATTTTTTTATCCCCAAAGCTCCACAAACTGAGCAAAATATCACCCAAATAGAACAAAACAATTCAGCCCCACAAAACACTACAAACACAAACACTCAAGCTCCAAAAACAGAACTTAGTGTTAATCAAAAAGAAGAAATAGCAGTTGTTAAAAGTGAGCATTTTGAAGCGCATATTGACTCTTTAGGTAGAATAGCTAAATTTTATCTAAGTGATGAAAAATATAAAGACGAAAATGGTAAAAGTATTAATCTAGTAGATACTTCTTTATCGCCTTTACCACTAGAAGTAAGATTTAGCGATGCAAAAATTAATCAAGAAGCTTTTAATACTTCATACACCACAAGTCAAAAAACTATCAATGTAGGTGATGAAAACACAACCTTAATTCTTACTCAAAATCTAAATGATTTAGTAGTAACTAAAAAAATCACTTTCCATAAATATGGAAACTATGATTTAGAGGTTAATCTAAGCAAGGGCGCAGCTTATTTTATCACTCCAGGTTATCGTCCAAATATAGCAGTTGATAGCTATACAGTACATGGGGTTTTAATCTTAGATAAAGATGATAAAATTACAATGTTAGAAGATGGTGATGTAGAAAATGATGAAAGTTTTTCTAATGTAACCCTTATGGCAGCTTCAGATCGCTATTATAGTGCTTTCTTTTATAATTTTGAAAAACCACTTAATGCTGTAGTTACTAAAGATAATCACGAAAACTCTATCGTTTTTGCAAGTGCAACAAATACTTTTAAAGCAAGTGGTTATGTTGGCTCAAAAGAGCATGAAATTTTAAGAAGCATTCATGCGGATTTAGATGATGTTGTGGAATATGGCTGGTTTACTTTTATAGCTAAACCTATGTTTGAATTTTTAAATTTCTTACATGGCTACATGGGTAACTGGGGTTGGGCTATTGTAGTGATGACTTTAATCGTACGTATTATTCTTTTCCCACTTACTTATAAATCAATGGTTTCTATGAATAAGCTCAAAGATTTAGCACCTAAAATGAAAGAAATCAGAGAACGTTATAAAGGCGATCCACAAAAGATGAATTTGCACATGATGGAACTTTATAAAAAACATGGCGCAAATCCTATGAGTGGATGCTTACCTATACTTATTCAAATTCCAATTTTCTTTGCAATTTATAGAGTTTTACTAAATGCTATAGAGCTAAAAGCTGCACCTTGGGCTTTTTGGATTACAGATTTATCTGTGATGGATCCATGGTTTATTTTACCTATATTTATGGGTCTAACTATGTTTATCCAACAACTTATCACACCAATGGCTATACAAGATCCTATGCAAGAAAAGATTATGAAATTTTTACCATTAATTTTCACTTTCTTCTTCTTAACCTTCCCAGCAGGTTTAACTTTATATTGGTGTGTAAATAACATATGTTCACTTATTCAGCAAGTGATTGTAAATAAACTTTTCAAAAACCACAAAAAAGAGGAAATAGCTAAACATGAACATAGAAGCTAA
- the mnmE gene encoding tRNA uridine-5-carboxymethylaminomethyl(34) synthesis GTPase MnmE — MNDTIAAIATAHGVGSISIIRVSGEKALELALKITRKKELTPRYAHLCKLYKNNNDFLDEALVIYFKAPYSFTGEDIVEFQLHGGFSLSEILLDELILAGARLANPGEFSKRACLNGKMDLLKALSIQDAIMSKSASAANIIAKNIKGDLSKFLNTIRIDLVQTLAFVETSIDYADEDLPQDLLDQIITMCEKNSKLLRDIVDISLSKKGLIEGFKVAIIGKPNAGKSSLLNSLLAFDRAIVSNIAGTTRDRIEESLKIGSHLIKIIDTAGIRNADDEIEKIGVNLSYESIKEADIIIAVFDGSKEFEEEDERILQALKNCNKKIIYVLNKSDLVTKFKHEISTSCIHICAQKNTQVIKENLNEYLNTLDGDGMLISNTLILNACKNASEAILRARDLLKENSLELFAFELNLAIGEIAQFTKDFERDEILDAMFSNFCLGK; from the coding sequence ATGAATGACACGATAGCAGCTATTGCCACAGCCCATGGAGTGGGCTCTATAAGTATTATTAGAGTAAGTGGAGAAAAAGCTTTAGAACTTGCATTAAAAATTACCCGCAAAAAAGAACTAACACCCCGCTATGCACATTTGTGCAAACTTTATAAAAACAACAATGATTTTTTAGATGAAGCTTTAGTGATCTATTTTAAAGCACCCTATTCTTTTACAGGAGAAGATATAGTAGAATTTCAACTCCACGGAGGCTTTTCTTTAAGTGAAATTTTACTCGATGAGCTTATTTTAGCAGGAGCACGTCTTGCTAACCCTGGTGAATTTAGCAAAAGAGCTTGTTTAAATGGAAAAATGGATCTTTTAAAAGCTTTAAGTATACAAGATGCCATCATGTCAAAATCAGCAAGTGCTGCAAATATCATAGCAAAAAATATTAAAGGTGATTTAAGTAAATTTTTAAATACCATTAGAATAGATCTTGTTCAAACTCTTGCTTTTGTAGAAACTAGTATTGATTATGCAGATGAAGATTTGCCACAAGATTTACTTGATCAAATCATTACTATGTGTGAAAAAAATTCAAAACTTTTACGCGATATAGTAGATATTTCTTTAAGTAAAAAAGGACTTATAGAGGGCTTTAAAGTTGCTATTATCGGTAAGCCAAATGCAGGAAAAAGCTCCTTGTTAAATTCACTTTTAGCTTTTGATAGAGCTATTGTTTCTAATATTGCAGGTACTACAAGAGATCGTATCGAGGAAAGTTTAAAAATAGGCTCACATTTAATCAAAATCATCGACACAGCAGGTATAAGAAATGCAGATGATGAGATAGAAAAAATCGGAGTTAATTTAAGCTATGAAAGCATTAAAGAAGCAGATATCATCATAGCTGTTTTTGATGGATCTAAAGAATTTGAAGAAGAAGATGAGCGAATTTTACAAGCTTTAAAAAATTGTAATAAAAAAATCATTTATGTTTTAAACAAAAGTGATCTAGTTACCAAATTTAAACATGAAATTAGCACTTCTTGTATACACATTTGTGCTCAAAAAAACACCCAAGTCATTAAGGAAAATTTAAATGAATACTTAAATACTTTAGATGGTGATGGAATGCTAATTAGCAATACCTTAATACTCAATGCATGTAAAAACGCTAGCGAAGCTATTTTGCGTGCAAGAGATTTATTAAAAGAAAATTCTTTAGAGCTTTTTGCTTTTGAATTAAATTTAGCCATAGGAGAGATAGCCCAATTTACAAAAGATTTTGAAAGAGACGAAATTTTAGATGCTATGTTTAGTAATTTTTGTTTAGGTAAATAA
- a CDS encoding MCP-domain signal transduction protein, protein MFKSIGAKISLAMISTLLISFIIMQIILQKDSQQTTDRISRANLDTLSTSVFQTLRMAMNLGDPAIIEQAIKEAGEIEGIKDIKIYPSKSTVELFEMQKYTKSNESIINEQFNKPEIKAVEISNDQGHYLRLVRPLIANEGCLACHANAKEGDVLGVMDMYNDLKHVDEDLASSARTYIVIFSIALLFTVFAVLYILKIVVGNPVLDLLKHAKELASGDGDLRARINIKSTDEIGKACTYINQFIEKIQNAVISTNENSQMVDKQSKLLNANALDLANRTKEGHTKTDESYHLSEQIHTELQDLAELSNNANKANTKSFEVLNAMLDSLNQVVDKVRVVAENEDVLSQKVEVMEKQAEEIKKASDMMGEIADKTNLLSLNAGIEAARAGEFGRGFSVIAEDVRNLAQNSEEFLKNIAIVTKQLVDSINEVSKELKHNAKEINSLNQDAKDLVEGTNEVKVCNENARDLANACMQKISSTQETLQSLLDKMQETVKLSDKNEEISKILLDVAHELNVVCQNLEDELKHFHV, encoded by the coding sequence ATGTTTAAAAGCATAGGTGCAAAGATATCTTTAGCAATGATTTCTACATTGCTAATTAGTTTTATTATTATGCAAATTATTTTACAAAAAGACTCTCAGCAAACGACCGATAGAATCAGCCGTGCAAATTTAGATACCTTAAGCACTTCTGTTTTTCAAACACTAAGAATGGCGATGAATTTGGGTGATCCTGCCATTATAGAACAAGCTATAAAAGAAGCAGGCGAGATAGAAGGTATAAAAGATATTAAAATTTATCCTTCCAAAAGCACCGTTGAGCTTTTTGAAATGCAAAAATATACAAAAAGTAATGAAAGTATTATCAATGAGCAATTTAACAAGCCAGAAATTAAAGCAGTTGAAATTAGTAATGATCAAGGGCACTATCTAAGACTTGTACGTCCATTAATTGCTAACGAAGGTTGTCTTGCTTGCCATGCAAACGCTAAAGAAGGCGATGTTTTAGGAGTTATGGATATGTATAATGACTTAAAACATGTAGATGAAGATTTGGCAAGCTCAGCTAGAACTTATATTGTTATTTTTAGTATAGCTTTACTTTTTACTGTTTTTGCTGTACTTTATATTTTAAAAATAGTTGTAGGAAATCCTGTTTTAGATCTTTTAAAACATGCAAAAGAGCTAGCTAGTGGCGATGGAGATTTACGCGCAAGAATCAACATAAAAAGTACTGATGAGATAGGTAAAGCTTGTACTTATATTAATCAATTTATTGAAAAAATTCAAAATGCAGTGATTTCTACTAATGAAAATTCTCAAATGGTAGATAAACAATCTAAGCTTTTAAATGCTAATGCACTTGATTTAGCAAATAGAACAAAAGAAGGTCATACAAAAACCGATGAATCTTACCACTTAAGCGAGCAAATACATACAGAATTACAAGACCTTGCCGAACTTTCAAATAATGCAAACAAGGCAAATACAAAATCTTTTGAAGTTTTAAATGCCATGCTTGATTCGCTAAACCAAGTAGTAGATAAAGTAAGAGTGGTTGCAGAAAATGAAGATGTTTTATCTCAAAAAGTTGAAGTTATGGAAAAACAAGCAGAAGAGATTAAAAAAGCATCTGACATGATGGGAGAAATTGCTGATAAAACTAATCTTTTATCATTAAATGCAGGTATTGAAGCAGCACGTGCTGGGGAATTTGGTCGTGGATTTTCAGTTATTGCTGAAGATGTAAGAAATCTTGCTCAAAACTCAGAAGAATTTTTAAAAAATATTGCTATTGTCACCAAGCAATTAGTAGATAGTATTAATGAAGTTTCCAAAGAGTTAAAACACAATGCTAAAGAAATTAATTCTCTAAATCAAGATGCAAAAGATCTTGTTGAAGGAACTAATGAAGTAAAGGTTTGCAATGAAAATGCAAGAGATTTAGCAAACGCTTGTATGCAAAAAATCTCAAGCACACAAGAAACTTTACAATCATTACTTGATAAAATGCAAGAAACAGTAAAATTAAGTGATAAAAATGAAGAAATTTCAAAAATTTTACTTGATGTTGCTCATGAGTTAAATGTAGTTTGTCAAAATTTAGAAGATGAATTAAAACATTTTCATGTATAA
- the yidD gene encoding membrane protein insertion efficiency factor YidD, with the protein MYKIACLKLIRFYQLFISPFKPQCCRYYPSCSEYALWQFKKNNIFKAFGAVFLRILKCNPFFKGGIDYPKIRKNNLNSGICFKPSFNALKQLNYLYIPCNDNQFFLIKIIFPKDNPCQKIYLNKNAY; encoded by the coding sequence ATGTATAAAATAGCTTGTCTAAAACTTATCAGATTTTATCAACTCTTTATCAGTCCTTTTAAACCACAATGCTGTAGGTATTACCCAAGTTGCTCTGAATATGCCTTGTGGCAATTTAAAAAAAATAATATTTTTAAGGCATTTGGTGCAGTTTTTTTAAGAATTTTAAAATGCAATCCGTTTTTTAAAGGTGGTATTGATTATCCTAAAATACGCAAGAATAATCTAAACTCAGGTATATGTTTTAAACCTAGTTTTAATGCTTTAAAACAACTCAACTATCTTTATATCCCTTGCAACGATAATCAATTTTTTTTAATTAAGATTATATTTCCAAAGGACAATCCGTGTCAGAAAATTTATCTCAACAAAAACGCATATTAA